The following is a genomic window from Bacillota bacterium.
AACCACAGCACCATACTTAGTCCGTGCCGAGCTCCTGTCGGCTGAAGATCCGGAACGAGCACAAGACGAACACGGCGAGCCACACGCCGAGCACCACGAACGCGCCTGCGACCCCTGCGGCCGACGCCGCGGACGTCACGGCCGCCTGTCCTTGCGCCTGGGTAGCCTCTGCTGCTTGGGAAAAGCCTCCGCGCTCGATCACTGCCGCGAGCCTGTTCACGTTGTACCCAATGGTGTAAGGTGCTATCTTTGCTACGGCGGCGAACCGAGTGGCGAGCGAGCCCACCAGGCTGCCTTCGAGCAGGAAGACCAGGATGCAGATGGCGGTCGCGGTGGCAGACGATCGCGCTGCCCCGGCCACGCACACGGTGAGCGCGGAGTACAGCACGAGAACGAACCAAGCGATGCCGGCCCCTTGGGCCACCTGCGCGAGGAAACTCAACGTGAGCGCGTCGAGGTCAGCCGCGCGCCCGAGGGCTGCGGTGACTATCAGCGATACCACGGCTCCGCCGAGGAGCCCGCCCGCTAGGAGGAACAGGCATCCTGCCGTCGCGCCCGCGAGCTTTGACGCGACGTAAGCCTGCCTGCCCATGCCCATGGACACGAGCTGCTTTGCGGTTCCCCAAGCATACTCGTCACCTGCCAGCCGCGCGGCGAGGATGATGGCGAACAGCGGCCCGAGCGAGGCGATGAAGCTGAGCGTGGACGGGATAGACCCTGGGAACGACGTGGCCGCGACGGCCTGCTCCCGTTCCTCGGCCGCGATCTTGCGCGCGTCCGGCGAGGTTTCTACCCAGTAGGCCATTGCTGCGATCATGAGGGCTTCGAAAGCCACCATGATCAGCAGGAGCACCCAGGTGACGCGCATCCGCCTCAGCTTGAAAACCTCAACGGCAAGCCACCTCACAGCCGTTCACCTCGTTTCATGTCGTTCCGTGCCGTCGCGCAGCGCGTCCGCCCGGCAGCACGCTCCCCTTCGCTGACGGTGCCGCCGCGGCCACTGCTGCCATGAGCCCCGGCCTCGTCATCTACTGCCCGTGCGCTGTCGTTCTCCCCCTCGTGGCCCTCTGCTAGCACGTCGAAGAACACATCCTCCAGGACCGCGCGGCGTGGCCTGATCTCGTAAGCAAACAGGTTATGCGCGGCGAGCTTGGCATTGAGATGGCTCGCCACGGCCCGGTACGCGAAAAGGCCCTCGGGATCGCCCCTCCCGCCGCTGCGGCCCGCTTGCCCATGCAGGCCGACGGACGGGGCTGCCGCTCCGCCCAGGGACGGCCCGGGGCGGTTGCATGGCTCATATTCAACTATGATCCGCTCTCCCTCGCGTCGGACGCTGCGCACGCGCGGCGTCGGCCGTTCGCCGCTGGTCTCGCCGACACACTCAGCACCCCTCGCACTCGTCCCATCGACCCCGGCACCCAAGCGGCTCTCGCCAAGGCCGCTGCTGCTCTTGCCGCTCTCACCGCTTCTAGTCGCCGCGTCGCTGGCGGCGGTGCCTGCCTGGACACCGACCTCCAGCAGCAAGATCCGCTCTGCCTCATCGGGGCGGTCCACGGCGATTTCCAGGGCAGGGGCCGCGCAGAGAAGCTCGTCGACTCGTCCCTGGGCAAGCACGACCCCACGCCGCAGGATCGCGACCTTGTCGCATATCAGCTCAACCTCATGGAGCAGGTGGCTTGAGAGGAACACCGCCTTGCCCTGCGCCGCGAGGGCCTTCATGAGGTCGCGCATCTCCTTGATCCCGGCCGGGTCGAGTCCGTTCGCGGGCTCGTCGAGGACCAGTACCACCGGGTCGCGTAGCAACGCGAGCGCGAGCCCGAGGCGCCGGAGCATCCCGTGGGAATAGCCCCGCACCCTGTCAGTCGCACGTGCCGCAAGCCCCACGAGCTCGAGGACCTCATCGATCCTGCGCGGCGCGACGCTGCCCAGGGCTGCCGCGAAAAGGCGCAGGTTGTCGCGGCCGGAGAGATACGGATAGAACCGCATACCGTCGAGGAGCGAGCCTACGTGACGCCGCAGCGCGGGACACGCCCACTCAGCCTTCTGCCCCAGGATCTCGACGCGGCCGGCCGTCGGGCGGATGAGGCCGAGGATCATATTGATCGTCGTGGTCTTGCCCGCTCCGTTCGGACCGAGGAAGCCGAACACCTCGCCCGTCTTGATTTCGAGGTTAACCGAGTCCACGGCCTTGTGACGCCCGAAGACCCGGGTTAGGCCTACCGTGCGTATTGCGACCGCGCCGGCCGCCCGTCCCCTTCCCCTGGGACGACCCGGGACGTTACCGAGCTGCTGAAGGCCCAACTCCATTCCCTCCTTATCTGCACGGGTCATCCGTGCCGGGCGCCCCGTTGTTGTGCTGCGCCGCACGGTTCCGCGCCGCATTGTGCCGTGCGCCGCTGCGCCACTCCTCGGGACGGTGCAGAATCGCGCTGCCGTCGCTGTGCTGCCCCGCTCCCAGTCGCGCCGTCCTGCGATCAGGGCTCCACCCGACCGCCAGCGCGCCGTCCCGGCACCGCTGTCCCCGTCTATCCCCAGATGTTGCCATCCAATCAGATTAGACGACCCCGGCCGTGAGATATTCGGGCCTCACTTACGTGGCAACGCCTCTGCTACATTCCTGCTCGCACGGAGCTGCTCCCTTGCTCCCGCACCGTTATCGTTCGTCTTTCTGCCCCGGAAGCGCGCGCACTTTCAGGGCGTATACTTCCATGGCCCCCAGGCGGCAGTCGCCCGGACCATACGACGTAAGGTTCACCACGTAGAAGCCCGTTTCTGCGAGAAGGCGCGAGATGGTCGCCGGGCTGAAGTAGTGAATGTGTTCCGGGGGCTTGGCCTGCCAGAAGGCGGCCTTTGCCGGGTCGCAGGTTTCGGGAGACGGGCACGGGCAGTCCGCGTCCGGGGTGGCGAGCGCGAGGACTCCGCCGGGCTTGAGGACGCGATTCGCCTCCACGCACTCCTGCCTTGGGGAAGGGACATGCT
Proteins encoded in this region:
- a CDS encoding ABC transporter permease subunit; its protein translation is MRWLAVEVFKLRRMRVTWVLLLIMVAFEALMIAAMAYWVETSPDARKIAAEEREQAVAATSFPGSIPSTLSFIASLGPLFAIILAARLAGDEYAWGTAKQLVSMGMGRQAYVASKLAGATAGCLFLLAGGLLGGAVVSLIVTAALGRAADLDALTLSFLAQVAQGAGIAWFVLVLYSALTVCVAGAARSSATATAICILVFLLEGSLVGSLATRFAAVAKIAPYTIGYNVNRLAAVIERGGFSQAAEATQAQGQAAVTSAASAAGVAGAFVVLGVWLAVFVLCSFRIFSRQELGTD
- a CDS encoding ATP-binding cassette domain-containing protein; translated protein: MELGLQQLGNVPGRPRGRGRAAGAVAIRTVGLTRVFGRHKAVDSVNLEIKTGEVFGFLGPNGAGKTTTINMILGLIRPTAGRVEILGQKAEWACPALRRHVGSLLDGMRFYPYLSGRDNLRLFAAALGSVAPRRIDEVLELVGLAARATDRVRGYSHGMLRRLGLALALLRDPVVLVLDEPANGLDPAGIKEMRDLMKALAAQGKAVFLSSHLLHEVELICDKVAILRRGVVLAQGRVDELLCAAPALEIAVDRPDEAERILLLEVGVQAGTAASDAATRSGESGKSSSGLGESRLGAGVDGTSARGAECVGETSGERPTPRVRSVRREGERIIVEYEPCNRPGPSLGGAAAPSVGLHGQAGRSGGRGDPEGLFAYRAVASHLNAKLAAHNLFAYEIRPRRAVLEDVFFDVLAEGHEGENDSARAVDDEAGAHGSSGRGGTVSEGERAAGRTRCATARNDMKRGERL
- a CDS encoding class I SAM-dependent methyltransferase, with protein sequence PGVLVDVGCATGFALRAARDRGWDCLGIDVSEFAVNFAREHYGLNVVKGTLREAAIPSESVDALTMWDLLEHVPSPRQECVEANRVLKPGGVLALATPDADCPCPSPETCDPAKAAFWQAKPPEHIHYFSPATISRLLAETGFYVVNLTSYGPGDCRLGAMEVYALKVRALPGQKDER